One genomic segment of Chitinophaga sancti includes these proteins:
- a CDS encoding SusD/RagB family nutrient-binding outer membrane lipoprotein — MKKTFIILTIFTGSLLAGCKKYLDVNDNPNLPGSVSESLLLGPLEAGASEYIANGNASVLVNQWMQNCVPNQPLPNTANYLVTTTTFDDYWNSFYVIELNNLHILNVQALTNGNKMYAGIAKVLTAYTLGNATDLWGNIPYSKSFNGTDISTPTFDSQESIYSAIQSMLDSAITELATGEGSTPGADDYFYSGDMSKWIKMAYTLKARYYMHLTKASGHTAATQASLALEALNNGMSSNDDDCYFPYTGTETSSSPWYLHFFNTTTLVLASHYVDSLVSHADPRLPLLVSKASNTGLYTGNEIGSGAGNLNDYSVPGSFYGDIASNGYVLNAAEADFIKAEATYIVSGYAAAQPIYRKAIVDNMVKVGVDTSSTAAQTYLSKRGTLSATNAMQLIIEEKNIANNFSTENWVDWRRTGYPVISLIANDNITSLPRRFLYPNSEISTNGANVPSVKLTDRVWWDGE, encoded by the coding sequence ATGAAAAAAACATTCATCATATTGACCATTTTCACGGGATCACTGCTGGCTGGATGTAAAAAATATCTGGATGTAAATGATAATCCAAATCTTCCGGGATCGGTCTCTGAATCCTTGTTACTGGGTCCGCTGGAAGCCGGCGCGTCGGAGTATATTGCAAATGGCAACGCATCAGTATTGGTCAATCAATGGATGCAAAATTGCGTTCCAAATCAGCCTTTGCCTAATACTGCCAATTACCTGGTTACCACTACGACATTTGATGACTACTGGAATTCCTTTTATGTTATAGAGCTGAACAATCTGCATATTTTAAATGTGCAGGCATTAACTAACGGGAATAAGATGTATGCAGGAATAGCAAAAGTACTAACTGCATATACACTTGGTAATGCCACAGACCTTTGGGGAAATATTCCCTACTCGAAATCTTTCAATGGTACAGATATCAGCACCCCTACCTTTGATTCACAGGAAAGTATTTATTCAGCCATCCAATCAATGCTGGATAGCGCCATTACAGAACTCGCTACTGGTGAAGGATCCACTCCCGGAGCTGATGATTATTTTTATAGCGGAGATATGAGTAAGTGGATTAAAATGGCTTATACTCTTAAAGCCAGGTATTATATGCATCTCACTAAAGCTTCCGGTCATACGGCTGCTACACAGGCGTCTCTCGCCCTGGAAGCGCTGAACAATGGTATGAGCAGCAATGATGATGACTGCTATTTCCCTTACACAGGAACTGAAACCTCATCCAGCCCATGGTATCTTCATTTCTTTAACACGACTACGCTTGTATTAGCTTCACATTATGTTGATTCACTTGTATCACATGCAGACCCTCGTCTTCCTCTTCTTGTAAGTAAGGCATCAAATACAGGACTTTATACAGGCAACGAAATTGGATCCGGAGCAGGAAATTTAAACGACTATTCTGTACCTGGTAGTTTCTATGGCGACATTGCCTCTAATGGGTATGTGTTGAATGCAGCAGAAGCTGATTTTATAAAAGCAGAAGCAACTTACATTGTGTCAGGATACGCAGCAGCACAGCCTATTTACAGGAAAGCGATCGTGGATAATATGGTAAAGGTAGGAGTGGATACAAGTAGCACTGCTGCACAAACTTATCTTTCAAAAAGAGGAACATTGTCAGCAACAAATGCGATGCAATTAATTATTGAAGAGAAGAATATTGCGAATAATTTTTCTACTGAAAACTGGGTAGATTGGAGAAGGACGGGGTACCCTGTGATATCGCTGATTGCGAATGACAATATCACTAGTTTGCCTCGCAGGTTTTTATATCCGAATAGTGAGATCTCTACGAATGGCGCAAATGTGCCTTCAGTGAAACTAACAGATCGTGTGTGGTGGGATGGAGAATAA
- a CDS encoding SIMPL domain-containing protein, producing MKKILLTLLVVGMAITGFAQDTNDKKTKSITVDGTAEMEITPDIIYLNITLQEYQKDKNNKVDISTLEQQLTKAVEKAGIPAENLTIANISGDQWWRKKKKDADFYASKEFRLKVTSLTKVNTIFDAIDDAGITNVYISEATSSKMDEYRLQVKIKALQAAKNKANVMLEGIGEKIGGVMQVNENNVNVVFPVYANATMNRAFKSEDYAVADTNIDYRTIKVTADVKAVFAIQ from the coding sequence ATGAAGAAGATATTATTAACACTGCTGGTTGTAGGAATGGCGATCACTGGATTTGCGCAGGATACGAATGATAAAAAAACGAAGAGTATCACTGTGGACGGTACTGCCGAAATGGAGATCACCCCGGATATCATTTACCTGAACATCACGCTGCAGGAATATCAGAAAGATAAGAATAACAAAGTAGACATTTCCACACTGGAACAGCAATTGACCAAAGCCGTTGAAAAAGCAGGCATCCCAGCCGAAAATCTGACCATTGCCAACATTTCGGGCGACCAGTGGTGGAGAAAGAAAAAAAAGGATGCAGATTTCTATGCGTCAAAAGAATTCAGACTGAAAGTAACCAGTCTCACAAAAGTGAACACCATTTTTGATGCAATAGATGATGCAGGTATTACCAATGTATATATCAGTGAAGCGACATCCAGCAAAATGGATGAATATCGTCTGCAGGTAAAAATAAAAGCATTGCAGGCTGCTAAAAATAAAGCAAATGTAATGCTGGAAGGGATCGGGGAAAAAATAGGCGGAGTTATGCAGGTAAATGAAAATAATGTCAATGTGGTTTTCCCTGTGTATGCCAATGCGACTATGAACAGGGCGTTTAAATCAGAAGATTATGCTGTTGCTGATACGAATATTGACTACCGCACTATTAAAGTGACAGCTGATGTAAAAGCGGTTTTCGCTATTCAGTAA
- a CDS encoding SusC/RagA family TonB-linked outer membrane protein, producing the protein MKKFSYYLSALLAGLLFSALTFAQSRVIQGTVTDENSHPLSFVSVNIKGTNKGVVTDKNGVFSLEVAPNATLIVRAVGFLTKEVGTGTGHSLTITLAESASDLNEVVVTALGVKKEKRNLTFSSQEVKSDEILRAREPNIVNTLTGKVSGVQITNSSGMPGSSARIVIRGITSLTGENQALIVMDGVPINNDETDNPNDGGPGSNRLSDIDPGIIESINVLKGAAATALYGSAGARGVVLITTKRGGDNRKPTVMLTSGLSFENAYFPDRQMTYAQGTNGIYYDGETASTKTSTSWGPRMDTLKVNGAKVPFHNQFKEFFRTGVSTNNTVSVEGGNASSSYYLSYSYFNQQGTIPATDYTRHSLFAKYTTKIYEKLTGTFQITYSSVKNHRMPEGYGLENPLWTVYAAPVSYNLKPYLNDDGTQRLYRYSRNNPYWVLDNVLNTTIVNRYLPVLTFVYAPTDWLSVTERMGADMYGDQLQYHVNMNDITYTTGLIQSKHSTFRQFNHDFIVQLKKQFTSKVNTSLLLGNNVYSNYSDYMQAIGKGLAKAGYYNMASASSVTYTESQAMVRKIGFYAQGELDYNRTVILNLNGRYDGSSVLSASNRYYPYGSAAAAFIFSEVIPEKVKKTINFGKVRASYAIVGNDNVSAYTTTTPYYQATIYGDVSSNLTFPYNGQNGFLISSKLGNANLKNELQKELEFGLEMKFLNNRLGFETSWFDRKMSDGLVGGIALPNSTGYASTTINSARMETKGLEVLLNVTPVRTKDFSWDVTMTYTKMNSKVQEIGAGLDQTSIGSTWAIVGQPWGVLKGTKYARTSDGQLRINASGLPYSDDNSNILGNTTPDWLGSITNQFHYKQFGLSFYFDTRQGGQLQNSDDGYNLYYGVSKITEDRADRVVQGISDATGQANTVSVTAQKYYQQVSGITEAVIQDASYIKLRNVSLSYNIGQKALRSLPFKNASIVLTGRNLWIHKSSSFTGADPEANSWGNGNSSVGLYSFTAPTSRSYDCTIKLTF; encoded by the coding sequence ATGAAGAAATTCTCATATTACCTGTCAGCCTTGCTGGCGGGCTTGCTATTTAGTGCCCTTACCTTTGCGCAAAGCAGGGTGATACAGGGAACAGTGACCGATGAAAACTCACATCCGCTAAGCTTTGTATCAGTTAACATTAAAGGGACCAACAAAGGAGTTGTCACTGACAAAAACGGGGTCTTCTCACTGGAAGTCGCACCCAATGCCACCCTCATAGTAAGAGCCGTAGGCTTCCTCACCAAAGAAGTGGGTACAGGCACCGGCCATTCTCTCACAATTACCCTGGCTGAAAGCGCCAGCGACCTCAATGAAGTTGTGGTGACCGCACTGGGTGTAAAGAAGGAAAAACGTAATCTTACGTTCAGTTCACAGGAAGTGAAGAGCGATGAAATTCTGCGTGCCAGGGAGCCTAACATTGTGAACACGCTCACCGGCAAAGTATCCGGTGTACAGATAACCAACTCATCCGGAATGCCCGGTAGTTCTGCCCGTATTGTAATCCGTGGCATTACCTCCCTAACGGGTGAAAACCAGGCATTAATTGTAATGGATGGTGTTCCTATTAACAATGATGAAACAGATAATCCCAACGATGGTGGTCCGGGTTCTAACAGGCTTTCCGATATTGATCCGGGTATTATTGAGAGTATAAATGTGTTGAAGGGAGCTGCAGCTACAGCATTATATGGCTCTGCCGGAGCAAGGGGCGTGGTCCTCATTACCACTAAAAGGGGCGGAGACAACCGTAAACCAACAGTTATGCTTACCTCCGGTCTTTCATTTGAAAATGCTTACTTCCCAGATCGCCAGATGACTTATGCGCAAGGTACTAATGGCATCTATTACGACGGGGAAACTGCTTCTACCAAAACCAGTACGTCATGGGGTCCACGTATGGACACGCTGAAGGTCAATGGAGCTAAAGTACCTTTTCACAATCAATTTAAGGAATTTTTCCGCACAGGTGTGAGTACCAACAATACTGTTTCGGTAGAAGGAGGAAATGCCAGTTCGAGTTATTATTTATCTTATTCTTACTTTAATCAGCAGGGGACTATTCCAGCTACCGATTATACCAGGCATAGCCTGTTTGCCAAGTATACCACTAAAATTTATGAGAAACTGACAGGAACGTTCCAGATTACTTATAGCTCAGTTAAAAACCATCGTATGCCAGAAGGTTATGGCCTTGAGAACCCGCTTTGGACAGTATATGCTGCCCCGGTTTCCTACAACTTAAAACCTTACCTGAATGATGATGGAACCCAGCGACTCTATCGCTATAGCCGAAACAACCCTTACTGGGTACTTGACAATGTACTTAATACGACCATCGTTAACAGGTACCTGCCTGTTCTGACATTTGTATATGCACCTACTGACTGGCTTTCCGTTACAGAGCGTATGGGGGCAGATATGTATGGAGATCAGTTGCAGTACCATGTAAATATGAATGATATCACTTACACTACTGGCCTGATACAGTCCAAACATAGCACCTTTCGTCAATTTAACCATGACTTCATTGTACAACTAAAAAAGCAATTCACATCTAAGGTAAATACGAGCCTGCTGTTGGGAAACAACGTCTATTCCAACTACTCAGATTATATGCAGGCTATTGGTAAAGGGCTGGCAAAAGCTGGCTATTACAATATGGCCAGTGCTTCTTCGGTAACTTACACTGAATCGCAGGCGATGGTTAGAAAAATAGGCTTTTATGCACAGGGAGAACTGGATTATAACAGAACCGTAATTCTTAACCTGAATGGCAGGTATGATGGTAGTTCTGTTCTTTCTGCCAGCAACAGGTACTATCCTTACGGCTCTGCCGCCGCTGCATTTATTTTTTCAGAAGTGATACCTGAAAAAGTTAAAAAGACGATCAATTTTGGTAAAGTCAGGGCTTCCTATGCCATCGTAGGTAATGATAATGTCAGTGCTTATACGACAACGACTCCTTACTACCAGGCAACTATTTATGGAGATGTAAGCAGTAACCTGACATTTCCTTACAATGGACAAAATGGTTTTCTGATTAGTAGCAAACTTGGTAATGCCAACCTAAAAAATGAATTGCAGAAAGAACTGGAATTTGGATTAGAAATGAAATTCCTCAATAACAGACTGGGTTTTGAAACATCGTGGTTTGACCGTAAAATGTCTGACGGACTGGTAGGTGGTATTGCACTTCCTAACTCTACCGGGTACGCGTCGACAACGATCAACTCTGCAAGGATGGAAACAAAAGGCCTGGAAGTATTGCTAAATGTCACCCCTGTGAGAACAAAAGATTTTAGCTGGGATGTAACAATGACCTACACTAAAATGAATTCAAAGGTTCAGGAAATTGGGGCAGGACTTGATCAGACAAGCATCGGCAGTACATGGGCAATAGTTGGACAACCCTGGGGAGTATTGAAAGGGACCAAATATGCGAGAACTTCAGATGGTCAGTTACGCATTAATGCATCCGGTCTTCCCTATTCGGATGATAACAGTAATATTCTCGGAAATACTACGCCAGACTGGCTGGGAAGTATCACCAACCAGTTTCATTATAAACAATTTGGTCTCAGTTTCTATTTTGATACAAGACAGGGAGGACAACTTCAAAACTCAGACGATGGATATAACTTGTATTATGGTGTATCCAAAATTACTGAAGACCGGGCGGACAGGGTCGTACAAGGTATAAGTGATGCAACCGGCCAGGCAAATACTGTTTCCGTAACTGCTCAAAAATATTATCAGCAGGTAAGTGGTATCACAGAAGCGGTGATACAGGATGCATCTTATATTAAACTCCGTAATGTAAGCTTGTCATATAACATAGGTCAAAAAGCTTTAAGAAGTTTACCTTTTAAAAATGCCAGCATCGTACTGACCGGCCGTAACTTATGGATCCACAAATCTTCTTCATTTACTGGTGCTGATCCCGAAGCGAATTCATGGGGCAACGGTAATAGCAGTGTAGGTCTTTATTCCTTCACCGCGCCAACTTCCCGCTCTTATGACTGCACCATCAAACTTACTTTTTAA